A single Phragmites australis chromosome 4, lpPhrAust1.1, whole genome shotgun sequence DNA region contains:
- the LOC133914103 gene encoding ocs element-binding factor 1-like: MRSPQEARDLDFASSCGARDLDVITFGFTPWGPESCPSLEQVMASTTAAGEEADEEEEQRRQRRKISNRLSAQRSRARKQRRLEEVRATAARLRDEKQVLAAKLQALARHDLVVRCENARLCAEAAALERRLREARSLLALRRLAQLLPQPLPEQAGVAPAASLGLASLMT, translated from the coding sequence atgcgGTCTCCACAGGAGGCGCGTGACCTTGACTTCGCGTCGTCCTGCGGCGCGCGCGACCTGGACGTTATCACGTTCGGGTTCACGCCGTGGGGGCCCGAGTCGTGCCCTAGCCTGGAGCAGGTGATGGCGTCGACGACGGCTGCGGGCGAGGAGgcagacgaggaggaggagcagcggcggcagcggcggaagATATCGAACCGGCTGTCGGCGCAGCGGTCGCGCGCGCGGAAGCAGCGGCGGCTGGAGGAGGTCCGCGCGACGGCGGCGCGCCTCCGCGACGAGAAGCAGGTGCTCGCGGCCAAGCTGCAGGCCCTGGCGCGGCACGACCTCGTCGTGCGCTGCGAGAACGCGCGGCTCTGCGCCGAGGCCGCCGCGCTCGAACGCCGCCTCCGCGAGGCACGCAGTCTCCTCGCGCTTCGGCGGCTCGCGCAGCTCCTGCCACAGCCGCTGCCAGAGCAGGCCGGAGTCGCGCCGGCGGCCTCCTTGGGGTTGGCGTCCCTGATGACCTAG